In a single window of the Melioribacteraceae bacterium genome:
- the prfB gene encoding peptide chain release factor 2: MKSAIYEVIFKLDIKEREIEEINNQSESTTFWSDQKTAQGLLQKAKSLQIWVNAWNKLSSQQKQIIEFIELAEMENDDSFRKEIENEITKLKSEYSKFELKSMLSGKNDEKNCILTIHSGAGGTEAQDWAEMIMRMYLRWCEQNGFKANLVDWLDGDGAGIKSATIEIEGEFAFGYLKAENGVHRLVRISPFDANKRRHTSFASVYVIPEIDDSIEIDINPADLRIDTYRSGGKGGQNVNKVETAVRITHIPSGVVAACQTERSQLQNRNNAMKMLRSRLYQIEVDKQEAAQNEIEKNKMKIEWGSQIRSYVFHPYNLVKDHRTNYETSDTQGVMNGELNNFIKEYLLKFSEN, encoded by the coding sequence ATAAAATCGGCAATCTACGAGGTTATCTTTAAATTAGATATAAAAGAAAGAGAAATAGAAGAGATAAATAATCAGTCCGAGTCAACAACATTCTGGAGTGATCAAAAAACCGCTCAAGGATTGCTGCAAAAAGCGAAATCATTGCAAATTTGGGTGAATGCATGGAATAAACTATCATCCCAGCAAAAGCAGATTATTGAATTTATTGAACTCGCCGAAATGGAAAATGATGACTCATTCCGTAAAGAGATTGAAAATGAGATAACAAAACTCAAGTCAGAGTATTCAAAGTTCGAATTGAAAAGTATGCTGAGCGGCAAAAATGATGAAAAGAATTGCATACTAACGATTCATTCCGGTGCCGGAGGTACAGAAGCGCAGGACTGGGCTGAGATGATTATGAGAATGTATTTACGGTGGTGTGAGCAAAATGGATTTAAAGCTAATCTGGTTGATTGGCTGGATGGTGACGGCGCCGGTATTAAAAGTGCGACTATAGAAATCGAAGGGGAATTTGCATTCGGATATCTGAAAGCCGAAAATGGAGTTCATCGACTTGTGCGTATTTCTCCTTTCGATGCTAATAAAAGAAGACATACATCATTTGCTTCGGTGTACGTTATCCCCGAAATAGATGACTCGATAGAAATTGATATAAATCCGGCGGATTTAAGAATTGATACATACAGATCTGGTGGAAAGGGGGGGCAGAACGTAAATAAGGTAGAAACTGCTGTACGTATTACCCATATTCCATCGGGAGTTGTTGCCGCGTGCCAAACTGAACGTTCTCAACTGCAGAATAGAAACAATGCAATGAAAATGCTCCGGTCACGGTTATATCAAATTGAAGTGGATAAACAGGAAGCCGCACAAAATGAAATTGAAAAAAATAAAATGAAAATTGAATGGGGGAGTCAAATTCGTTCGTATGTTTTTCATCCTTATAATCTTGTTAAAGATCACAGAACGAACTATGAAACTTCCGATACTCAGGGTGTAATGAATGGTGAATTAAATAATTTTATTAAAGAATACCTGTTGAAATTTTCTGAAAATTAG
- a CDS encoding DUF1446 domain-containing protein, translated as MKEKIRIASGQGFWGDLIEAPYNQVMEGEIDYLVMDYLAEVTMSILQKQKNKDPKLGYAKDLPPLIGRILPTCTQKGIKVITNGGGVNPLSCADEILRISKELGFNDLKVAVVTGDNIINKIDEFIESGNSLSNMETGEPISIVKNKLLSANVYLGAAPIVEALKLGADIVITGRTTDTGLTLAPMIYEFDWDMNDYNLMSAGTIAGHILECGAQASGGNFLADWESVPNYANIGFPIAEAFPNGEFIITKHGSLGGIVSIETVSEQLVYEIGDPKNYITPDCIADFTSINLEEVGKNKVRVFGITGFPATEFYKVSCSYNDGYSASGSLTYSWPDALKKCKAADKILRERLQNLNLTFDEINTEFIGYNSCHGPLASKINEAEINEIMLRISVRSKDYNSVERFGKEIAPLILTGPPSVTGFAGGRPKPSEVVAYWPALISKKLIKYEVKLVS; from the coding sequence TTGAAAGAAAAAATTAGGATAGCATCGGGGCAAGGCTTTTGGGGCGATTTGATTGAAGCGCCATATAATCAAGTGATGGAAGGAGAAATTGATTATTTGGTTATGGATTATCTCGCTGAAGTAACAATGTCAATCCTTCAAAAACAAAAAAATAAAGACCCAAAACTTGGATACGCAAAGGATTTACCTCCACTTATTGGAAGAATCTTGCCAACTTGCACGCAAAAAGGAATTAAAGTAATTACTAATGGCGGGGGAGTGAATCCACTTTCATGCGCTGATGAGATTTTAAGAATAAGTAAAGAACTTGGATTTAATGATTTAAAAGTTGCGGTTGTAACCGGTGATAACATTATTAACAAGATTGATGAATTTATTGAATCCGGTAATTCATTAAGTAATATGGAAACTGGCGAACCAATTTCAATTGTGAAAAATAAATTACTAAGTGCAAATGTTTATTTAGGGGCGGCTCCAATTGTCGAAGCTTTAAAACTTGGCGCCGATATCGTTATTACCGGCAGAACTACAGATACCGGTTTAACATTAGCACCAATGATTTATGAATTTGATTGGGATATGAATGATTATAATTTAATGTCGGCTGGTACAATCGCCGGGCATATTCTTGAATGCGGTGCTCAAGCAAGCGGGGGTAACTTTTTAGCCGATTGGGAATCAGTTCCAAATTATGCGAATATTGGATTCCCGATTGCCGAAGCATTTCCGAATGGTGAATTCATAATCACAAAACATGGATCGCTTGGCGGAATAGTTTCTATTGAAACAGTTTCTGAACAGCTGGTTTATGAAATTGGAGATCCAAAAAATTACATTACACCCGATTGCATTGCGGATTTTACTTCAATTAATTTAGAAGAAGTTGGTAAAAATAAGGTTAGAGTATTTGGAATTACAGGTTTTCCCGCTACCGAGTTTTATAAAGTTTCGTGCAGTTATAATGATGGATATAGCGCTTCCGGGTCATTAACTTACTCGTGGCCAGATGCGTTAAAAAAATGTAAAGCCGCAGATAAAATATTGAGAGAAAGATTGCAGAACCTCAACCTCACATTTGATGAGATCAATACTGAATTTATTGGCTACAATTCTTGTCACGGTCCTCTTGCTTCAAAAATTAATGAAGCTGAAATAAATGAAATAATGTTGAGGATTTCTGTACGTTCCAAAGACTATAATTCTGTTGAGAGATTTGGAAAGGAAATAGCTCCATTAATTTTAACCGGTCCACCGAGTGTTACGGGATTTGCTGGAGGCAGACCAAAACCTAGTGAAGTTGTAGCTTATTGGCCAGCGCTAATTTCAAAAAAACTAATTAAATATGAAGTAAAATTAGTAAGTTAA
- the miaA gene encoding tRNA (adenosine(37)-N6)-dimethylallyltransferase MiaA, which yields MERKVIVIVGPTCSGKSNVAIELAEHLNTEIISADSRQIYKYLDIGTAKPSKNEMNRVKHHFIDKLLPNQFYNVNMFEKEALELIEKLLSKNKIPIVVGGSGLYVKALIDGVFDSVDNDDEYREELRLKREKFGNEYLYDELIKVDPAAASTMLPSNWKRVMRALEIFNITGESILTLHKEHKRETDINFIQFGIEWGREILYKNIELRVDKMIEAGLVDEIKKVLALGYSEELNSLNTVGYKEIISFLKNEIPLDRATELIKRNTRRYAKRQFTWFRKDNRIKWFEVQDVEQLDSLHLTFAKMM from the coding sequence ATGGAAAGAAAAGTAATAGTTATTGTCGGGCCTACCTGTTCGGGTAAATCTAATGTCGCCATTGAACTTGCGGAGCATCTTAATACTGAAATAATTTCAGCCGATAGCCGACAGATATATAAATATTTGGATATTGGAACAGCGAAGCCATCTAAAAATGAAATGAACCGAGTTAAGCATCATTTTATTGATAAGCTGCTTCCAAATCAATTCTATAATGTTAATATGTTCGAGAAGGAGGCTCTCGAACTAATCGAAAAATTATTATCGAAAAATAAAATTCCAATTGTCGTTGGTGGATCCGGATTATACGTAAAAGCTCTAATTGATGGGGTTTTTGATTCAGTTGATAATGATGATGAATATAGAGAAGAGTTGAGGCTTAAAAGAGAGAAATTCGGTAATGAATATTTGTATGATGAATTAATAAAAGTTGATCCGGCCGCGGCTTCAACAATGCTTCCTTCAAACTGGAAACGGGTTATGAGAGCACTGGAAATTTTTAATATCACTGGAGAATCTATATTAACATTACATAAAGAGCATAAAAGGGAAACCGATATTAATTTTATCCAGTTCGGAATAGAATGGGGAAGAGAAATTCTTTATAAGAATATTGAACTAAGAGTGGACAAAATGATTGAAGCGGGTTTAGTGGATGAAATAAAAAAAGTTCTTGCATTGGGTTATTCTGAAGAATTAAATTCACTTAATACCGTGGGTTATAAAGAAATAATTTCCTTCTTAAAAAATGAAATACCGCTTGATAGAGCAACTGAATTAATAAAGCGTAATACACGCAGATATGCCAAAAGGCAATTTACATGGTTTAGGAAAGACAATCGTATAAAATGGTTTGAAGTTCAGGATGTTGAACAATTAGATTCACTTCACTTAACATTCGCAAAAATGATGTAA
- a CDS encoding protein-L-isoaspartate(D-aspartate) O-methyltransferase, translating to MYENERAQLIEILKKRGIRNQLVLDAFNKVERHKFVPEIMIPNSYKDVALPIGYGQTISQPYTVAFMTEALDPKPNQKILEIGTGSGFQAAILAGIGVRVFTIERNHDLYNNALNLFDKLNLRIAARCSDGTLGWSEFAPYDGIIVTAGGPSIPVNLKKQLAVGGKMIIPVGNKESQTLKIITKVAEDDFLIKEVPYFAFVPLIGKEGWKEK from the coding sequence ATGTATGAAAATGAAAGAGCACAATTAATCGAAATTCTGAAAAAAAGAGGAATTAGGAATCAATTAGTTCTTGATGCGTTTAATAAAGTTGAACGGCATAAATTTGTCCCCGAAATCATGATCCCAAATTCATATAAAGATGTAGCATTACCCATCGGGTATGGACAAACAATTTCTCAGCCATACACTGTTGCATTTATGACAGAAGCACTCGATCCCAAACCCAATCAAAAAATTTTGGAAATTGGTACGGGTTCCGGTTTTCAGGCGGCAATATTAGCCGGCATAGGCGTAAGGGTATTTACAATTGAAAGGAATCATGATCTATATAATAATGCCTTAAATCTATTTGATAAACTAAATTTAAGAATTGCCGCAAGATGCAGTGATGGTACATTAGGCTGGTCGGAGTTTGCCCCCTACGATGGAATTATAGTTACTGCGGGCGGGCCCTCTATTCCGGTTAATTTAAAAAAACAACTTGCCGTCGGCGGAAAGATGATAATCCCGGTTGGAAATAAAGAATCGCAAACCCTAAAAATTATTACAAAAGTTGCCGAAGATGATTTTTTAATTAAAGAAGTTCCCTATTTTGCTTTTGTGCCTTTAATAGGTAAAGAAGGATGGAAAGAAAAGTAA
- a CDS encoding DUF2179 domain-containing protein, whose product MIELFGGALLIMMMRIADVTVGTFRTILVVHGKKYHAAAAGFVEVLIWIFAMRYIVTHMDNTINLFGYAIGFAIGNILGISLEQKVALGYVQVNIISTKFTELIAQQLRDSKFGVTIIPGEGKSGDIEILLIIIKRKHLNDVMNIVESIDKHAFITVQHSRPYRGFMHGARV is encoded by the coding sequence ATGATAGAACTATTTGGCGGCGCCCTATTAATTATGATGATGAGAATAGCTGATGTTACGGTTGGGACCTTCAGAACAATACTTGTGGTTCATGGGAAAAAATATCATGCTGCCGCTGCCGGATTTGTTGAAGTATTAATCTGGATTTTTGCAATGCGTTATATTGTGACACACATGGATAATACCATTAATCTGTTCGGATATGCTATTGGATTTGCCATTGGAAATATTTTGGGTATATCATTAGAACAAAAAGTTGCACTTGGTTATGTTCAGGTAAATATAATATCTACAAAGTTTACCGAGTTAATAGCTCAGCAGCTTCGGGATAGTAAATTTGGTGTTACCATAATTCCCGGCGAGGGCAAATCGGGGGATATTGAAATTTTGCTAATAATAATTAAACGTAAACATTTGAATGATGTAATGAATATTGTTGAAAGCATAGATAAACACGCATTTATTACAGTTCAACATTCGAGGCCATATCGTGGATTTATGCATGGCGCTCGAGTTTAA
- a CDS encoding T9SS type A sorting domain-containing protein: MIKNIWKISFVALLVFNGVICFAQKMPESYFETSFGKLEYGLFIPSNYDSSKSYPLVMFLHGWSSNYTVYLKFYDQLFQSKNPCFVYTPKTPVDWGDWSGWKWEGTDFSSLSEPTQTAMQLLDSLILKYSIDTNRLYIYGISMGGEGVFDLLHKLPNKFAAGISICGGGFAHWAERIASTPFWMFHGSKDEINPPDLTERVYNRLMELGATKMRYTNYIGYGHSIWDKAQSEPSFYDWMFSFDKSMNEYKPFDGEMVITGSITDKIKLQWNYKRNESSAPEKIWYYNIFNSKGLIATVEHGINSYTFKPNNIIDTFKLQAVNYHFQKSNFSNSLYYNNGIITTTYNDGNSLILNEYKLEQNHPNPFNPETIINYSIPNAEFVSLRVYDLLGREVKTLVNEKKQAGNYSVNFNGIGLMSGVYYYNLKCDGKTSTKKMILIK, translated from the coding sequence ATGATCAAAAATATTTGGAAAATTAGTTTTGTTGCACTTTTAGTCTTTAATGGCGTGATTTGTTTTGCACAGAAGATGCCGGAGTCATACTTCGAAACTTCTTTCGGGAAACTGGAATATGGATTATTTATTCCCTCAAACTATGATTCCTCAAAATCTTATCCACTAGTAATGTTCCTTCATGGGTGGAGTAGTAATTACACTGTCTATTTAAAATTTTATGACCAACTATTTCAATCTAAAAATCCTTGTTTTGTTTATACACCTAAAACTCCGGTAGATTGGGGCGACTGGAGTGGCTGGAAATGGGAGGGTACTGACTTCTCCAGTTTATCAGAACCAACACAGACTGCAATGCAGCTTCTTGACAGTTTGATTTTGAAATATTCTATTGATACAAATCGTTTATATATTTATGGCATATCGATGGGGGGTGAAGGCGTTTTTGATTTATTGCATAAACTTCCCAATAAATTTGCCGCGGGTATATCAATTTGTGGTGGAGGATTTGCTCACTGGGCAGAAAGAATCGCATCAACTCCTTTTTGGATGTTTCATGGCAGTAAAGATGAAATTAATCCACCGGATTTAACAGAACGTGTTTACAACAGGTTAATGGAATTAGGCGCTACAAAGATGCGTTATACAAATTATATTGGCTATGGACATTCGATTTGGGATAAGGCACAGTCAGAACCATCGTTTTATGATTGGATGTTTTCATTCGATAAAAGTATGAATGAATACAAACCATTTGATGGAGAAATGGTAATAACCGGAAGTATAACAGATAAAATTAAATTACAGTGGAATTACAAAAGAAATGAATCTTCTGCTCCAGAAAAAATTTGGTACTATAATATATTTAATTCAAAAGGATTGATAGCAACGGTAGAACATGGAATTAATTCTTATACTTTTAAACCTAATAATATTATTGACACCTTCAAACTACAAGCAGTTAATTATCATTTTCAGAAATCTAATTTTTCCAACAGTTTATATTATAACAATGGAATAATTACAACTACTTATAATGATGGGAATTCTCTTATTCTTAATGAATATAAACTCGAACAAAACCACCCAAACCCCTTTAATCCTGAAACAATTATTAATTACTCAATACCAAACGCTGAATTTGTTTCGCTAAGAGTTTATGATTTGTTAGGAAGAGAAGTAAAAACGTTGGTAAATGAAAAAAAACAAGCAGGTAATTATTCGGTTAATTTTAATGGTATCGGATTAATGAGCGGCGTTTATTATTACAATCTTAAATGTGACGGTAAAACTAGCACAAAAAAAATGATTCTTATAAAATGA